A window of the Xenopus laevis strain J_2021 chromosome 9_10L, Xenopus_laevis_v10.1, whole genome shotgun sequence genome harbors these coding sequences:
- the LOC121398018 gene encoding uncharacterized protein LOC121398018, with protein sequence MKVTQDEKLNVSVTTRAAEDNVLWILNNLRSHPYHGLLGKVTYLPINNSNGKEWRSEVEKTSFALLYHTHNDGRLNITDVTDSLYNTELQYLSDQLGRQNVIVVIDDLKNSDDEVKDLILQSQPSISRWAKELLLFSDKEKDPMAVAKQQILLDAFRSAYRERKSTWTPKVLLIVTFATITVATIFLWRRFTKRSLKFRLWNFISKE encoded by the exons ATGAAGGTGACCCAAGATGAGAAGCTGAATGTATCAGTTACCACCAGGGCTGCCGAGGACAATGTTCTTTGGATTCTCAATAACCTGCGGTCACATCCATACCATGGACTTTTGGGTAAGGTCACTTACTTACCCATAAACAACAGCAATGGGAAAGAATGGAGATCAGAGGTAGAGAAAACCTCCTTTGCACTGCTCTATCATACCCATAACGACGGACGACTGAACATCACAGACGTGACTGATTCCTTGTATAATACTGAGCTCCAGTACCTCTCTGACCAGCTGG GACGCCAGAATGTGATAGTTGTGATTGATGACCTTAAAAACAGTGATGATGAAGTCAAAGACCTTATCTTGCAGTCTCAACCAAGTATCTCAAGGTGGGCCAAAGAACTTCTTCTTTTCAGCGACAAGGAGAAAGACCCAATGGCAGTGGCCAAGCAACAAATCCTACTGGACGCGTTCAGATCTG catacagagaaagaaaatcaaCGTGG ACACCTAAAGTTCTTCTGATTGTTACTTTCGCAACAATTACTGTCGCAACAATATTCCTTTGGAGAAGATTTACAAAAAGAAGCCTAAAATTTAGACTGTGGAATTTCATTAGTAAAGAGTAG
- the LOC108701743 gene encoding uncharacterized protein LOC108701743 yields MPREHIKKPLLGIFSRDDRSSYEWLINCLLKYSAVPDIRPVYIGNNSDENFHEAVRKCTFAILYHTRDRGRINITDVIDSMYDVQLDSLCTILGKENVIVVIDDLNDSSSAEKYRILEQQPSIGNLARDLFLFSTIEKERIPLGNAQKNVIPDPKVAHLVKIIKDHHQTRKDCSVNGPCKIGLIIVVIIFVFFIIGIIIYAAEEHLI; encoded by the exons ATGCCTAGAGAGCACATAAAGAAACCATTGCTTGGAATCTTCTCCCGAGATGATCGGTCCAGCTATGAGTGGCTGATCAACTGCCTTTTGAAATATTCTGCAGTCCCAGACATCAGACCGGTGTACATTGGCAATAACAGTGATGAGAACTTCCATGAAGCAGTCCGCAAATGCACCTTTGCCATTCTGTATCACACAAGGGACAGAGGGAGGATAAACATCACCGATGTGATCGACTCAATGTACGATGTTCAACTTGATTCTCTGTGCACCATCCTTG GGAAAGAGAATGTAATTGTTGTCATTGATGACCTGAACGACAGCAGTTCTGCAGAGAAGTACCGCATACTGGAGCAGCAGCCAAGTATAGGCAATTTGGCAAGGGACTTGTTCCTATTCAGTACCATAGAGAAAGAAAGGATCCCTCTAGGTAATGCGCAGAAGAATGTGATTCCTGACCCCAAAGTGGCACATCTTGTCAAAATAATAAAAG ATCATCATCAAACCAGGAAGGATTGCAGT GTAAATGGCCCTTGCAAAATTGGACTGATAATTGTTgtcattatttttgtgtttttcattatTGGAATAATAATATACGCTGCTGAGGAACATCTGATATAA